From one Stieleria sp. JC731 genomic stretch:
- a CDS encoding DUF1501 domain-containing protein — protein sequence MNRKPIDSVRTSRRALLKATGGVCGMMTNTSMLATLLNLQATKSAVAATDTSGYKALVCLFLNGGNDSYNMLIPNEGTSTTGEYGDYHTIRGGYDDGISNEGGLAIQQSALVPIVGPSSRMFGLHPAMASEEGVDPANTNAGVAKLYNDGNLGFVCNIGAMSQPTTRSDYDARAGLPLGLFSHADLQRHWQTSFPQSRNLVNGWGGRLADLLRSTNANPSVSMNISVSGMNLFQTGTEVVPYAIGTGGATQVNGYVPGAIGGGIQDRMFSRAFDNYLNQTYSDLLAQSFSDVQRDSTDAALAFNDATGTVTINTPFANESPSNHLKMVAKVIGARQQLGQGRQIFFVELGGWDNHTNLLDAHLTNLPRVSRAIKSFYDATVELGIQNDVTLFTASDFARTLTTNGQGSDHAWGGNQIVCGGAVNGGQFYGEFPELTATNTLNVGRGRLIPTTSVDQMAADLAMWFGVGNDADLETILPNIRQFYSSSESLPPLGLLS from the coding sequence ATGAACCGAAAACCAATCGACTCGGTGCGAACATCTCGCCGCGCTCTGCTAAAAGCGACCGGTGGAGTGTGTGGCATGATGACCAATACGTCGATGCTGGCGACGCTTTTAAATTTGCAAGCGACCAAGTCGGCCGTGGCTGCGACGGACACGTCCGGCTACAAAGCCTTGGTCTGTTTGTTTCTTAACGGTGGCAACGATTCGTACAACATGTTGATCCCTAACGAAGGGACGTCAACGACGGGCGAATACGGCGATTACCATACGATTCGCGGTGGTTACGACGATGGGATCAGCAACGAAGGTGGCCTAGCGATTCAGCAAAGTGCCTTGGTGCCGATCGTCGGTCCGAGTTCTAGGATGTTCGGTTTGCATCCAGCCATGGCTTCCGAAGAAGGGGTCGATCCGGCGAATACGAATGCAGGCGTTGCGAAGCTTTACAACGATGGCAATTTGGGATTCGTATGCAACATCGGGGCGATGTCTCAGCCGACAACACGATCCGACTATGACGCCCGAGCCGGCTTGCCACTCGGTTTGTTTTCCCATGCCGATTTGCAGCGGCACTGGCAAACCAGCTTCCCGCAATCACGCAATCTGGTGAACGGTTGGGGTGGCCGCTTGGCGGATTTGCTTCGCAGCACGAACGCAAATCCGTCAGTGTCGATGAACATCTCTGTCAGCGGAATGAATCTGTTTCAAACCGGCACCGAAGTCGTCCCCTACGCGATCGGGACTGGCGGCGCAACCCAAGTGAATGGCTATGTCCCTGGGGCAATTGGTGGAGGCATTCAAGACCGAATGTTTTCCCGAGCGTTTGATAACTATCTCAATCAAACGTACAGCGACTTGCTGGCTCAATCGTTCAGTGATGTCCAGCGAGATTCCACCGATGCGGCACTAGCGTTCAATGACGCAACCGGCACCGTGACGATCAACACGCCATTTGCCAATGAAAGCCCCAGCAATCATTTGAAGATGGTGGCGAAGGTGATTGGCGCGCGGCAGCAACTTGGCCAAGGCCGTCAGATCTTTTTTGTCGAGTTGGGTGGCTGGGATAACCACACGAACCTTTTAGATGCCCATCTAACGAACCTGCCTCGTGTTAGTCGTGCGATTAAATCGTTCTATGACGCGACAGTCGAGCTGGGCATTCAAAACGATGTGACGTTGTTTACCGCATCGGATTTTGCCCGCACATTGACGACGAACGGTCAGGGTAGCGACCATGCTTGGGGAGGCAATCAAATCGTCTGTGGCGGTGCCGTTAACGGCGGCCAGTTTTATGGTGAATTCCCCGAACTGACAGCGACGAACACACTGAACGTCGGCCGCGGACGATTGATCCCAACGACTTCGGTCGATCAAATGGCAGCCGACTTGGCGATGTGGTTCGGTGTCGGGAATGATGCCGATTTGGAAACGATTCTTCCCAACATTCGGCAGTTCTATTCCTCAAGCGAATCACTGCCACCGTTAGGGTTGTTAAGCTAA